In Sphingomonas sp. PAMC26645, one DNA window encodes the following:
- a CDS encoding HNH endonuclease: protein MFHPDLMRHPDGCPALVLNADYTPLSYYPLSVWPWQTAVKAVFLDRVDIVATYEREVRSANFALKLPSVIALKQFVRPSQFPAFTRFNLFLRDKFTCQYCGKLRDLTFDHVVPRAQGGRTTWENVVTACSPCNLKKGGRTPKQAAMPLHIEAIRPTNWHLQEHGRSFPPNYLHDTWHDWLYWDIELEA from the coding sequence GTGTTTCACCCCGATCTGATGCGTCACCCGGATGGTTGTCCGGCGCTTGTGCTCAATGCCGACTACACGCCGCTTTCCTACTATCCGCTCAGCGTCTGGCCGTGGCAAACCGCGGTCAAGGCTGTCTTCCTCGACCGCGTCGACATCGTCGCCACCTATGAACGCGAAGTCCGCAGCGCCAATTTCGCGCTGAAGCTGCCCTCGGTCATCGCGCTCAAGCAGTTCGTCCGACCGTCGCAATTTCCCGCCTTCACTCGCTTCAACCTGTTTCTGCGCGACAAGTTCACCTGCCAATATTGCGGCAAGCTGCGCGATCTCACCTTCGACCATGTCGTCCCCCGCGCGCAAGGCGGTCGTACCACGTGGGAGAACGTCGTCACCGCCTGCTCGCCCTGCAACCTCAAAAAGGGCGGGCGCACGCCAAAACAGGCGGCGATGCCGCTCCATATCGAGGCGATCCGCCCGACCAACTGGCATCTCCAGGAACACGGCCGCAGCTTCCCGCCCAACTACCTGCACGACACGTGGCACGACTGGCTCTATTGGGACATCGAACTCGAAGCCTGA
- the gluQRS gene encoding tRNA glutamyl-Q(34) synthetase GluQRS, with protein MLSDGPVVTRFAPSPTGRLHLGHAVSAIRAHDYARERGGRFLLRIEDIDGTRSRPEFVAGILEDLAWLGLRWDSLVFQSERLATYDVALEALKARGLVYPCFCTRAEIAASASAPQGDVGPVYPGICRGLSAEEVAARGDVAHCWRLDMAKAVAMTGVLAWHDAIAGTVVADPLAQGDVVLARKDAPASYHLAVTLDDAAQGVTDVVRGVDLFAATDVHRVLQALLGLPVPGYHHHPLVVDAAGRRLAKRDGAVSLAEMRAAGEDGVALAARVRSGG; from the coding sequence ATGCTGAGCGACGGACCGGTCGTAACGCGGTTCGCGCCGAGCCCGACGGGGCGGTTGCACCTGGGCCACGCGGTCTCGGCGATCCGCGCGCACGATTACGCGCGCGAGCGGGGCGGGCGGTTCCTGCTGCGGATCGAGGATATCGATGGGACGCGGAGTCGGCCGGAGTTCGTGGCGGGGATTTTGGAGGATCTGGCGTGGCTTGGGTTGCGGTGGGACTCGCTGGTGTTTCAGTCGGAGCGGTTGGCGACGTATGATGTTGCGCTGGAGGCATTGAAGGCGCGCGGGCTGGTTTACCCCTGTTTCTGTACGCGGGCGGAGATCGCGGCGAGCGCGTCGGCGCCGCAGGGGGATGTCGGGCCGGTCTATCCGGGGATTTGTCGCGGTCTGAGCGCGGAGGAGGTCGCTGCGCGGGGGGATGTGGCGCATTGCTGGCGGCTCGACATGGCGAAGGCGGTGGCGATGACCGGCGTGCTTGCGTGGCATGATGCGATTGCCGGGACGGTTGTCGCCGATCCGCTGGCGCAGGGGGATGTCGTGCTGGCGCGGAAGGATGCGCCGGCGAGCTATCATCTGGCGGTGACTCTGGATGATGCGGCGCAGGGGGTGACGGACGTGGTGCGCGGGGTGGACCTGTTTGCGGCGACCGACGTGCACCGGGTGTTGCAGGCTTTGCTGGGGTTGCCGGTGCCGGGGTATCATCATCATCCGCTGGTGGTGGATGCGGCGGGGCGGCGGTTGGCCAAGCGGGATGGGGCGGTGTCGCTGGCGGAGATGCGCGCGGCGGGGGAGGATGGGGTGGCGTTGGCGGCTCGGGTACGGAGTGGGGGGTGA